The Natrinema saccharevitans genome includes the window CTCACACCACTCCGTCTTGACGCCCCAGCCGTGGGCCTGCCCGTCGAAGGGGTTCGTGACCTCCGCGTAGAGCATCCCGACGTCGGCGTCGTTTTTCACGAGGTTCTCGTTGTAGACCGTGGCGACGATCTCGATCTCTCGCGTCGACTCCGATTCCGTCGTGGCACCGGACTCGTACTCCAGCACGAGGTCCGACCCGTCCCACCGGAGCGACTCGACCGAAACGTCGTTTCGCTCGACGAGCGTGTAGAACTCGCCGGGCGTCCCCTCCCGGGGCTCGCTCGGCTCGACGGGTTCGATCTCGTTCTCGCTCGAGTCCGCGGTCCCGAGGACCGAGTCGAGACAGCCGGCGGTCGCGACCGCGCCGACGGTCGTCGCCGCCCCGAGCAGTTCGCGTCGGGAGGGTGCGGCTCCGTTCGGGGAGTCGTCAGTCATACTACCAGGTCGGCGGGGAACTCGCAAAAGGACCCGGACGAAATCGAGTCCCGTATCGAACGGTGAGTCGTCCGTGAGCCGACCGCCGGAAAGAGTCGTGATCGACGATCAGTAGCCGCGTTCGATCAGGTAATCCGCCAGCTCACAGAGCAGTTCGCGGGACTCGTTGTCCGGCAGCACCTCGAGTCGGCGCTTGCCCCGTTCGACGAGATCCGTCGCGGTCTCGTCGGCGTAGGCGATCGACCCCGACGCCTCGAGTTCGGAGACGGCGTCGTCGATCTCGGCCTCCGTGACCGCCTCGACGTCGTCGGTATCGACCAGGTTCTCGACGTCGACGCCCTGCTCCCGGGCGTGGACCGTGATGAGGGTCTGTTTGTTCTCCACTAGATCGCTGCCGCGCTGTTTGCCCAGTTGGTCGCTCGGGACGGTCAGATCGAGGACGTCGTCCCGGATCTGGAACGCGCGGCCGATGTCGAGTCCGTAGCCGTAGAGTTCCTCGATGGTCTCGTCGTCGGCCCCGAGCAAAATCGCGGGGAGACACGCCGACGCGGCGTACAACACGGCCGTCTTCTGTTCGACCATCTCGAGGTACTCGTCGGGGGAGACGTCGGTCCGCTCCTCGAAGGTGACATCCAGCGACTGCCCCTCGCAGATGTCCGTACAGGTCGTCGCCAAGACGTCGAGCGCGTCGACGACTCGATCCGACTTCGCGCCCGTCTCGAGCATGATCTCGAAGGCCTTCGAGTAGAGCGTGTCGCCGGCGAGGATCGCCGTCTCGAGGTCGTACTCCTTGTGGACGGCTGGCACCCCGCGGCGGAGGTCGTCGTCGTCCATGATGTCGTCGTGGATCAGGGTAAACGACTGGATGACCTCGACGCTGACCGCGGCGGCCATCATATCGACCGGCCCGTTCCCGTCGACCGGGTCGAACGAGCGGTAGTCCGCCGACAGCGGATCGACGTCGGTCAGCGCCTCCGCGGTCGTCAGCAACACCGTCGGCCGGAGCCGCTTGCCGCCCGCATCGAGCAGGTAGCGGGAGGCCTCGTAGAGCCGTTCGGGTCGCTGGATCGGTAGCTCCTCAGGGATCGCGTCGTTGACCAGCTCGCGGCGCTTCCGGACCGCCTCGAGCACCGCCTCCTCGCGTGCCTCGGGACTCGTCATATCACTCGACCAGCTGGATGAGGTTCCCGTTTCGCGTGACGTGGAGGTCGCGTCCGAGCTTGTACCCCTCGCTCTCGGCCAGGTTGACGTAGCTGGAGTAGCCGCTCATGTCCTGGTGAGCCGGAATGACGTGCTGGGGCTGCAACGCATCGAGCATCTCGTAGTGGCCCTCCTGATTGAGGTGGCCCGAGACGTGGATGTCGTCGTAGACGCGTGCGCCCTGCATGCCCAACAGCTTCTCGGCCTGGTAGCGCTGGCCCTCGTTGGTCGGCTCCGGGATCACGCGGGCCGAGAAGACGACCTTGTCGCCGTCGTCCAGCTCGTAGGGCGTCTCGCCGCGGGCCATCCGGGTGAGCATCGCGCGGGGCTCGCCCTGGTGGCCGGTGACGACTGGCAGATAGTTCTCTTTCCCCTCGTTCATGATCCGTTTGAACGTCCGGTCGACGGACTTGCGGTGGCCGAACATCCCGAGGTCGGACGGGAAGTCGATGAAGTCGAGTCGTTCCGCGGTACCCGAATACTTCTCCATCGAGCGACCGAGCAGGACCGGCTGCCGGCCGATGTCGTCGGCGAACTCGACCAGCGACTTCACCCGGGCGATGTGACTCGAGAACGTCGTGGCGACGATGCCGCCGTCGTAATCCTCCATGCTGTAGAGGACGTCCCGGAGGTGTTCGCGGGCGACGCTCTCGGAGGGGGT containing:
- the idsA3 gene encoding geranylfarnesyl diphosphate synthase; translated protein: MTSPEAREEAVLEAVRKRRELVNDAIPEELPIQRPERLYEASRYLLDAGGKRLRPTVLLTTAEALTDVDPLSADYRSFDPVDGNGPVDMMAAAVSVEVIQSFTLIHDDIMDDDDLRRGVPAVHKEYDLETAILAGDTLYSKAFEIMLETGAKSDRVVDALDVLATTCTDICEGQSLDVTFEERTDVSPDEYLEMVEQKTAVLYAASACLPAILLGADDETIEELYGYGLDIGRAFQIRDDVLDLTVPSDQLGKQRGSDLVENKQTLITVHAREQGVDVENLVDTDDVEAVTEAEIDDAVSELEASGSIAYADETATDLVERGKRRLEVLPDNESRELLCELADYLIERGY
- a CDS encoding ribonuclease J, with amino-acid sequence MEIEIATIGGYEEVGRQMTAVRAGDDVVIFDMGLNLSQVLIHDNVETERMHSLDLIDMGAIPDDRVMSDLEGDVKAIVPTHGHLDHIGAISKLAHRYDAPIVASPFTIELVKQQIEGEQKFGVENDLVKMEAGETMSIGDRNELEFVNVTHSIIDAINPVLHTPEGAIVYGLDKRMDHTPVIGDPIDMKRFREIGREGNGVLCYIEDCTNANKKGRTPSESVAREHLRDVLYSMEDYDGGIVATTFSSHIARVKSLVEFADDIGRQPVLLGRSMEKYSGTAERLDFIDFPSDLGMFGHRKSVDRTFKRIMNEGKENYLPVVTGHQGEPRAMLTRMARGETPYELDDGDKVVFSARVIPEPTNEGQRYQAEKLLGMQGARVYDDIHVSGHLNQEGHYEMLDALQPQHVIPAHQDMSGYSSYVNLAESEGYKLGRDLHVTRNGNLIQLVE